The Streptomyces aurantiacus genome includes a region encoding these proteins:
- the pstC gene encoding phosphate ABC transporter permease subunit PstC — translation MDISTQDVTPPPSAPPTETELKRAARGATRPGDRVFLALSRGSGIFLLVVMAAIAVFLTYRASLAISKNEGNFLTTFEWNPTAIPPDFGIAVLAFGTVVSSIIAMAIAVPIAVAIALFLTHYAPRRLSGPISYVIDLLAAVPSIVYGLWGALILVPHMNGLFSWLDEYLGWTGIFEWQGGAPRSMLTVGILLAIMILPIIVNVSREVFRQSPQMIEEAALALGATRWEVIRMAVLPFGRSGVISAAMLGLGRALGETMAVATVLSPTFEIQASLLDPGGGTFAQNIASKFGEATEQGRDALIASGLVLFVITLLVNGAARAIIARRKEYSGANA, via the coding sequence ATGGATATATCCACTCAAGACGTAACCCCGCCTCCCTCCGCCCCCCCGACCGAGACCGAGCTGAAGCGCGCGGCCCGTGGCGCCACCCGCCCCGGTGACCGGGTCTTCCTCGCGCTCTCCCGCGGGTCCGGCATCTTCCTGCTGGTGGTCATGGCCGCGATCGCGGTCTTCCTCACCTACCGCGCCTCCCTCGCGATCAGCAAGAACGAGGGCAACTTCCTCACCACCTTCGAGTGGAACCCCACGGCGATCCCGCCGGACTTCGGCATCGCCGTCCTGGCCTTCGGCACGGTGGTCTCCTCGATCATCGCCATGGCCATCGCGGTGCCGATCGCGGTCGCCATCGCGCTGTTCCTCACGCACTACGCCCCGCGCAGGCTCAGCGGCCCCATCTCGTACGTCATCGACCTGCTCGCCGCCGTGCCGTCCATCGTCTACGGCCTGTGGGGCGCCCTCATCCTGGTGCCGCACATGAACGGCCTCTTCAGCTGGCTGGACGAGTACCTCGGCTGGACCGGCATCTTCGAGTGGCAGGGCGGTGCCCCGCGCTCGATGCTCACGGTCGGCATCCTGCTCGCGATCATGATCCTGCCGATCATCGTCAACGTGAGCCGCGAGGTCTTCCGCCAGTCCCCGCAGATGATCGAAGAGGCGGCCCTCGCCCTCGGCGCCACGCGCTGGGAGGTCATCCGCATGGCCGTCCTGCCCTTCGGCCGCTCCGGCGTGATCTCGGCCGCGATGCTCGGCCTCGGCCGCGCGCTCGGCGAGACGATGGCCGTCGCCACGGTCCTCTCCCCGACCTTCGAGATCCAGGCCAGCCTGCTCGACCCGGGCGGCGGCACCTTCGCCCAGAACATCGCCAGCAAGTTCGGTGAGGCCACCGAGCAGGGCCGTGACGCGCTCATCGCCTCCGGCCTGGTCCTCTTCGTCATCACCCTGCTGGTCAACGGTGCGGCCCGCGCGATCATCGCCCGCCGCAAGGAGTACTCGGGGGCCAACGCATGA